A stretch of the Pectinophora gossypiella unplaced genomic scaffold, ilPecGoss1.1 Pgos_48, whole genome shotgun sequence genome encodes the following:
- the LOC126381382 gene encoding uncharacterized protein LOC126381382 encodes MKKLINNLPNANLKSTNWNYLQNLKLADPNFNVPGPIDILLGADIYSKIIDDGVLRRDHNSPVAQQTKLGWILSGGIKTFNCLVTLSELENSMMKFWETEDITLPDPSTNTENFCEQHYVDTTERLSTGQYVVKMSLKPDLCEKLGKTRPQAISQFLQLERKMAYIHQGIYTTGSHETS; translated from the coding sequence atgaaaaaactAATAAACAACTTGCCTAACGCGAATTTAAAATCTACGAACTGGAACTACttacaaaacttaaaactagCAGATCCCAACTTCAACGTGCCCGGCCCTATCGACATACTACTCGGAGCTGATATCTACTCTAAGATTATTGATGATGGAGTCCTGCGCCGGGACCACAACTCCCCTGTGGCACAGCAAACTAAACTGGGGTGGATCCTCAGCGGCGGTATAAAAACTTTCAACTGCCTCGTAACCTTGAGTGAACTAGAAAACTCGATGATGAAGTTCTGGGAGACGGAAGACATTACACTACCAGATCCATCAACCAACACAGAAAACTTCTGTGAACAACACTACGTAGATACTACGGAGAGATTGAGCACAGGCCAATACGTAGTAAAAATGTCATTGAAGCCTGATTTATGCGAAAAACTGGGAAAAACTAGACCACAAGCAATCTCACAGTTTCTACAGCTTGAAAGAAAGATGGCATATATTCATCAAGGAATATATACAACTGGGTCACATGAAACCAGCTGA
- the LOC126381383 gene encoding uncharacterized protein LOC126381383, protein MGNLPAIRVTPSRPFAHTGVDYTGYVDVKLNRGKGVKVTKGYIAIFVCLSTKAVHIELVLDLSSQAFIAALKRLCARRGTPKHLYSDNGTNFTGAAKLLYEEFQQYKTMTSTDFFDKLNELHIEWHFIAPRWPTAGGIWEAAVKSMKYQFMRVIGDQKLDFEQLTTLLAQIEACMNSRPLCPLTEDPEDLQYLTPGHFLVGSPMMSLPQENQTGSKLDLRNRWKIVEMMHQHLWKRWSNEYLHQLQTKSKWLQPKPNLT, encoded by the coding sequence ATGGGTAACTTACCAGCAATACGGGTGACCCCATCACGACCGTTTGCTCACACCGGCGTGGACTACACCGGCTACGTAGACGTCAAACTGAATCGCGGAAAAGGAGTAAAAGTAACGAAGGGCTACATTGCCATATTTGTGTGTCTGTCGACTAAAGCGGTTCACATAGAACTTGTGTTGGACCTCAGTTCACAGGCTTTCATCGCAGCCCTTAAACGACTATGTGCTAGAAGAGGCACGCCGAAACATCTATATTCCGATAATGGAACAAATTTCACAGGAGCTGCGAAACTGCTGTATGAAGAATTTCAACAGTATAAAACAATGACATCAACAGACTTTTTCGATAAACTAAACGAACTTCATATCGAATGGCATTTCATCGCCCCGCGATGGCCAACAGCAGGTGGAATCTGGGAAGCGGCGGTGAAGTCGATGAAATATCAGTTTATGAGAGTCATAGGTGATCAAAAACTAGACTTTGAACAGTTAACTACCCTGCTGGCACAAATAGAGGCGTGCATGAACAGCCGCCCTCTTTGTCCACTTACGGAAGACCCTGAGGACTTGCAGTACCTTACGCCTGGTCACTTCCTAGTTGGAAGCCCAATGATGTCACTGCCCCAGGAAAACCAAACTGGGTCCAAACTGGATCTACGAAACAGATGGAAGATTGTAGAGATGATGCATCAACATCTGTGGAAGAGATGGTCAAACGAATATCTCCATCAACTGCAAACCAAAAGCAAATGGCTACAACCAAAACCGAACCTAACCTAG